AACGCGGACGAGTTAACTCAAAAAGAAAGGTGACAGGTTTTAGCAACCGCCTAGGTTTGACAGATCAGCGCATGTGAGGTAATAATCCTCTACGAACACCTCAACAATCTTGGGAAGTTACGTTGGGGATGGGACGTGGGgaggattttatttttatttttatttatgaatttattttggtGGAGGAATTTTTGTGGGGTTATAAATTCTCGTTTATCTTTGGAATTGAAGAATCTGGTGAAGGAGCGAAAAACAACCAAACGGCTATAATTGACGTTACACAACACGAAGCAGAGGCAAGGAAgggaattttagattttttcttttcttcaactCTTTCTTAAACTTAACTCTTTACTGGGTTTATTTTCGCTAGATTTTCTCTCCTTCAAATATTTGGCCTTTTTCTTTGgggatttcttttctttttatttgaattctgaaaagaaatagttttttattttcaacatcaGCATTCTTCTGCGGTTGTTTAATCATGTCTGGCGGCTACTCTAATTCAAAGAAGACTGATGATATCTATGAAAAAGTTTGTGGACAGGTAATTTTTCTGCTTTCACTTTGTTTTTTAGCTTATTTTGGGGTTTGGATTAATGGGTATTTCTTTTTCTAGATAGTTGATGATTCTAGTCTGGTGattgtttgaaattaattgaAAGGTGGGAAAATGCTTTCTGATAATACAAAATGAATTTTGATAAGAAATGGTTTTCTCGGGAAAATAATATTCTTTATTAGAGATGATGCTGTTAAGTAGACATAAATTGACATTGAATTTcgtaatatttgtttgtttatgctTAATTTCTTCATCTTAGAAGCTTTGCATTTGTGTATAAACTGCAGCAGGCATCCTTTGCAGCATTGACGATGTCTAGATTGCGGTGTATGTTGCGGGGGATCGATATCCGGATTTGCATCGTCCTTCTCATCGCAATCCCGGTGTTCATGTTCGGCATATATTTGCACGGTCAGAAGATCACTTATTTCCTCAGACCGCTATGGGAATCACCTCCTAAGCCATTCCATGAAATCCCCCACTATTATAATGAGAATGTGACAATGGAGAGACTCTGCCATCTTCATGGATGGAAAGTCCGTGAGTCCCCTAGACGTGTCTTCGATGCGGTATTGTTCAACAACGAGATTGACATCCTCGCACTTCGTTGGAATGAATTGTCTCCATATGTAACGCAGTTTGTACTTCTCGAGTCTAACTCCACGTTCACTAGCTTACTGAAACCATTGCTTTTCGCTGGCAACAGACATCAATTTAAGTTTGTCGAGCCTCGTTTGACATATGGGATGATTGGTGGGAGGTTCAAGAAGGGTGAAAATCCTTTCGTCGAAGAAGCGTATCAGAGAGTTGCATTGGATCAGCTTCTTAGAATAGCCGGGATAGAAGAGGATGATTTATTGACAATGTCTGATGTCGATGAGATCCCTAGTGGGCATACGATTAATTTATTGAGATGGTGTGATGATATACCGCCTGTCATTCATCTTCAGTTGAGAAACTATTTGTACTCTTTCGAGTATCATGTTGACAACAAGAGCTGGAGAGCTTCGGTCCACAGGTACAAGCCGGGCAAGACCAGATATGCTCATTATCGTCAATCCGATATAATCTTGTCCGATTCAGGGTGGCATTGTAGCTTTTGTTTTCGGTACGTCAGTGAGTTCATATTCAAGATGAAAGCTTACAGCCATACCGACCGAGTGAGGTTCCCTCACTACTTGAACCCCAAGAGGATTCAGGATGTAATATGCAAAGGGGCTGACCTATTCGACATGCTTCCCGAAGAATACACATTCAAGGAGATCATCGGGAAGATGGGACCGATCCCCCACTCGTATTCAGCCGTCCATCTTCCTGCTTATCTGTTGAACAATGCAGAGAAATATAAATACCTTTTGCCCGGAAACTGCAGAAGAGAGAGTGGCTGAATCAAGAAAACAACCTGCTCGAAAGTCTTAAATTACGAGTCCTTCCGCGAACTGGAAAGGGCCTCCATTGGCCGTTTAATGGCTATAGCTTAACATTGCTAAAATTAATACCTTTATCCAACAAAATCTAGTCATTATACAAATTCGGAGGCATATCTGATAAGTTGTTGTGGGAGAAGACAGGTTTACTGGTTTACAACGCTTACTTATTATATCTCTCAGCGGTCGAATGACATCTTCGCCGGATTTTTCTCATTGGTGggaaatttgtttttcttcaagTAATTGATCCATAACTCGTTGATTTGTACCATTTGACTGCTGTTTGCTTATTCTATTGGTCATATTGCTGAGCTATTCATATATTGctttattatttcataaattattataagtGATCATATTCTCAGTAAGATGTTAAACACAATGGATGGTGCAAAGTTTTCTTATCTTTTTGCTTGGCTTTCCTTATGGATGGAAAAGAagacatttttatatttttcagtttacaaaATCTGGGGCCCTATGCCTTtgtcataaataaataaacctttATAAATAAAGTAAGTTTCTTTTTGActaaaatttgagttaaattattattttaaacaaatttcacCCACAATCTTCTAAACAAGCACTTGGAGGACAGGACAGAACACAAAACAGAACAGGGATACTtcttacatgtttttaattGGTAGTTGAACTCTCAATCTcggtttttttctttattcccAACTTCCAGAGAACACAGTATCCatatacgtatatgtatataaattataaaataaaggaatGGCAGTTGAAACTTCCAGGtgtaaatgatgaaaaattCAAACTACTAATGGGAAAGGGTCGTGAAATTGAGGTCAAACAAGTGTTTCACCAATCTGCAGATTGCTTCTTCTGCATTGATTGCTTGAATGCATACGCCTTGCTTCTTCAATCTTCTAATATTTATGCTGAAATATGCTTTTGAAAGTGTTTCTTTAAACAAATaatcctttttaaaaaaacaaaaaatgaatatgCTCGTTTGTatctaaaatttactaatttaaattgtCCATGTAACATAACATATCATATTCATTACCATGGATGAAGgcaatatatagaaaaatataaaaataatatatttaaatattaaaaaaataacttaaagCCGACTAGGTTTTAaagaaatgtttaaaattagaTTACCTGTTTTTAATCTGTCAATTTGTGATTGATGCAAACGTGTTGAGCTACATTAGGCTTCTGCTTGTTTTGCTGTGCAGTGTGCACCGTCCCCCTTGACTTTACTTACTTTAAATTCTATATTATTGGGTTCTAACTTGAGAAAATAAAActacatattttatgtatccATGTGTTTTCATATATCGtatatattgatttgatgtttatattattttttatttgatattcaaATTGGAGTTGATTTTGGCGATTATTATTGATGCATGCAGTTGTTGAGAAGTGATGTTTGTGGAACTCATTGAAGCCTCTTTCTAAATTTTATCATGCGCCATCCAATTAGATTAAACTATCAGgatatgtattttcttttcccaATGAGACCTTCAACCGAACTAACAAGTCTACTACTCATCAGGAGAGGAAGACTCAGATAACAGCAGCACTGTGatacatcatcatcatcaataaaCATGGAATGAATTTTAAGAACCCACCAAAGGACGAGAAACTTCATTCAACATTTCATTTTGCACTCACAAAGTATTTCCCACCCAGTTTTTCTGTATATGATGCTAAATTTTATCCCGCAATATGAATAATGTTAACAATATAATTCAGATCCTATTAGATTTAGTCACTGAACACATCATCAGCTTCCTTGGTAATCTTTTTCCTATATTCAGCATCCGCGTTTCTGCCTCTACCAATCCTATCCACCTTCCCATATGCGGCTCTGTTTGACTTCTCAAGCTCGGCATTATCTTCATAACAACCGTCACTCTCGTAATATTTGACCCTATTTTTCTCACTTCCCTTTGTGGTATAAAATCCATCCTCTTCATCACTGCTGCTCCTGAAATTTTTACTACGATTTGATGCTCcgaaatcatcatcttcatcttcctcaACCTCCGATTCTCGCATTGCACTGTCTAGGTCATCCAACATACTTTCCATCTCAGAATCTTCTTCTGCCATTGCTCGTCTATAACTACCTCCAGCATTTCTCTTGATACCAGCAGTGCTACTCCACCTTCCAACTGTATCTTGCTTTCTTTTTTCCACCATAGATCTCTTGAACTCAAAATCTTCTTCCGAACCATCATCATAATCTTCACTTCCAGCCTCACTTAAACCACCAGCATTACCCCGATCCAGCCCAGCAGCATCCCCAAAATTATCTTCATATTCATCCACACTACCAGCAGTCCTCTTGTTCCCATGTGGACCTTTCCAACCCCTTGACCCTCTAAACTCATCATCAGAGTAATCATTTTGAAGGTTATCGAATCTCCCAGGCCTTCCTCCAAACTCTTGTCTATTCCAGTATCTAATTCTCCcaatctcttctttttcttcttcttccccttCAGCCCACTCTCGATCAGCTGCATGCTCGATCTCAGCTATAAATCTGTCTAGATCCTCCTGGTCACTCTCAGCAGGAGCTTCTTCATGTGCCAAAGTTGTCTTAGGTTCTGCTATAGGCGACTGGTCGCCACGAAAGACATATGGACTGCCTTCTTTCTCATCGATTGCATTGAAGAATGTTGCAGCAACTCTCTGAATACTGGCCATTGCGACTGGATCCTCAGGGTTTATACCTTCTCGCCGAAGTTCTTGTTCTATCTTCTTTATGTTTAACTTCTGAGCTTCAAGAGCTTGTTCAAATCTGGCCTTGAACAATGCCTGCATTTACGAATGACAAGGAATATATAATTCTAAACACTTTGCAGATACAACGTTGATGCAAAACAAATGCAATTTCATGTGTAAGGACCATGATAAATTTACTTACCTTCCTTTTGGTAAGAGTATTGATGGGAATCAGATTTTTTGGTTGGCGATAATTTCTTCCACGGAACATGATAATTGTTTTCACATTGTGTATGTTAATGACAATTCCACCACTCAGTCTCGCAAGCATGGTTGCCATTTCCTTTATCTTTTCTTTGGGGAAGTTATCACAACAAACTTGCACTGTCTCATGAAATTTCCAGTGGAGATGCATATTTTGGACAACTCCTCCAAAGACCCCACGCACTCCAACGGGAacataatttttgtttctgaATCCAATCTTTTTAAATGCTTGAAGCTGCTCAGGGGTCAAAAGCTCGGGATCATGCACAGAAGGCAGCAGCTCTGGAAGCTCATACTTCTTGAGTTTTTGTAATAGAAGTGCAACTTTCTTCTTAGCCTGAGTTAGTTATACAAACCATATGCCgattgaattattttcaaaaaaccaATAATAAACGACCAGAGAAACTACCAGAACTTATGACTCATTTTCTCAGCTAAGAATTGCTATTTTTCAACAGTAAAGCATCATTCTAACAATCCTCTAGCAACAACAAAACTACCACACTGGAAAACAGGAGAGAACACTCAAACTCTCCGTCTGAATGATTGTTTAACCTTGAAAAAGagttaaaacattaaaactccTTTACACTAAATCAACTACGATATGCTACAGGCAAGCGTCAAACATAGAATCACAGCAAGAAATAGTTGATTGTCACTTATTAATGGCACAAAAGACTTACTCTCTTGAGGTTGTAAATAAGCCTCTCCTCATCAGTCATAAGCTTTTTCTTAATCTTCTTCGCCCTCCGGATTTCCCTAGCTGTTTTACCAGACTCTTTCTGCATTCGTCTTTCGACCTTGCTTCGCATACTTCTCCCCCTTGAAGTCGACATCATCCGAAACCATCCATTTAAGGGATCAGTGAAGGAAGGAAATGATGCAAAATTATCTTCAAAACATCCATCTAATCGTATCACATTGCTTGAAATTAGTTTGGGAGCAGTATCCTTAAAAGCCACAACATTCCtgcattttaaataataataataataaaacagtcAAACGAATAAATCCCAATTTTTACAGTAAAAAAGGAAACTTGTTAGAAATAAGAAATTGTTAAAAGTCCATCAAGAATCAAACTAAAGAATAcgaataaaacccaaaaaagtaAGGAAAAACTAATAAAACACTCTGTTCCGATGTAAAGGAAACTGAAGAACAAAGGTGTATTAGATTATAGGTCTGATTGATGGGAACtaacaaaatgacaagaaaaAACGATACCCAGAGCTTGATTTAGTCTTATTTATGGGGAGAGAAGGAGAAATGTACCTGTTGGGATTTGATTGCAACAGAGAAGACAGAGTCTTCAAGCAGTGTTTTTGAAGATTCCTAGCAGCAAACATTTAATCTGGCAATAAAGACCTCTCTTTTCCTCTTCACTCCGAAAATCAGTTGTTTGATGTCATGGTATCTTTGCCGAAATAGAATGGGTAACGGTGAAGTGTTTccagggttttgggtttttagtTTTTCGCTTAACGAGAGGGACAAACCATTAATTTACTGTTAGATATA
The sequence above is a segment of the Gossypium raimondii isolate GPD5lz chromosome 4, ASM2569854v1, whole genome shotgun sequence genome. Coding sequences within it:
- the LOC105780677 gene encoding uncharacterized protein LOC105780677 isoform X1 encodes the protein MSGGYSNSKKTDDIYEKVCGQQASFAALTMSRLRCMLRGIDIRICIVLLIAIPVFMFGIYLHGQKITYFLRPLWESPPKPFHEIPHYYNENVTMERLCHLHGWKVRESPRRVFDAVLFNNEIDILALRWNELSPYVTQFVLLESNSTFTSLLKPLLFAGNRHQFKFVEPRLTYGMIGGRFKKGENPFVEEAYQRVALDQLLRIAGIEEDDLLTMSDVDEIPSGHTINLLRWCDDIPPVIHLQLRNYLYSFEYHVDNKSWRASVHRYKPGKTRYAHYRQSDIILSDSGWHCSFCFRYVSEFIFKMKAYSHTDRVRFPHYLNPKRIQDVICKGADLFDMLPEEYTFKEIIGKMGPIPHSYSAVHLPAYLLNNAEKYKYLLPGNCRRESG
- the LOC105780677 gene encoding uncharacterized protein LOC105780677 isoform X2, yielding MSGGYSNSKKTDDIYEKVCGQASFAALTMSRLRCMLRGIDIRICIVLLIAIPVFMFGIYLHGQKITYFLRPLWESPPKPFHEIPHYYNENVTMERLCHLHGWKVRESPRRVFDAVLFNNEIDILALRWNELSPYVTQFVLLESNSTFTSLLKPLLFAGNRHQFKFVEPRLTYGMIGGRFKKGENPFVEEAYQRVALDQLLRIAGIEEDDLLTMSDVDEIPSGHTINLLRWCDDIPPVIHLQLRNYLYSFEYHVDNKSWRASVHRYKPGKTRYAHYRQSDIILSDSGWHCSFCFRYVSEFIFKMKAYSHTDRVRFPHYLNPKRIQDVICKGADLFDMLPEEYTFKEIIGKMGPIPHSYSAVHLPAYLLNNAEKYKYLLPGNCRRESG
- the LOC105780614 gene encoding CRM-domain containing factor CFM9, mitochondrial; this encodes MFAARNLQKHCLKTLSSLLQSNPNRNVVAFKDTAPKLISSNVIRLDGCFEDNFASFPSFTDPLNGWFRMMSTSRGRSMRSKVERRMQKESGKTAREIRRAKKIKKKLMTDEERLIYNLKRAKKKVALLLQKLKKYELPELLPSVHDPELLTPEQLQAFKKIGFRNKNYVPVGVRGVFGGVVQNMHLHWKFHETVQVCCDNFPKEKIKEMATMLARLSGGIVINIHNVKTIIMFRGRNYRQPKNLIPINTLTKRKALFKARFEQALEAQKLNIKKIEQELRREGINPEDPVAMASIQRVAATFFNAIDEKEGSPYVFRGDQSPIAEPKTTLAHEEAPAESDQEDLDRFIAEIEHAADREWAEGEEEEKEEIGRIRYWNRQEFGGRPGRFDNLQNDYSDDEFRGSRGWKGPHGNKRTAGSVDEYEDNFGDAAGLDRGNAGGLSEAGSEDYDDGSEEDFEFKRSMVEKRKQDTVGRWSSTAGIKRNAGGSYRRAMAEEDSEMESMLDDLDSAMRESEVEEDEDDDFGASNRSKNFRSSSDEEDGFYTTKGSEKNRVKYYESDGCYEDNAELEKSNRAAYGKVDRIGRGRNADAEYRKKITKEADDVFSD